AGTCGTCCTTGCGCACGGCGGCCACGTCGAGCAACCGGATGAGGCCGCGATCGAGCACTGCGGACAACTCCGTGGCCACGTGGCTCGTGGCAGCGTGCTCGGGAAATTCGATGAGGAAGAAGTCGAGGGGCCCGAGGGCCGTTTCCTGCGTCATCGATTGCTCCTGGCGTCGTGGGCGAATGAAGGTCGAGCCTCGCACTGCACACGGTCGCCCGCATCATGCGAGATGGGTGATCACGTCGGCTGCCCCTCACGGGGGTCATGCGTGCCATCGGCTCGCCGGGCTCGTCGAACGGCCCCGGCATCAGCAGGAGCGTCCAGGTCGTCACGGACCTTCCGCCGCGGTGCTCGACCCTCATCATCGTCTGCCCCACCGAGACCGCGGGAGTCATGCTAAGTGGGTGACGTGCAGACGCTGGGCACGTGGTGGGATGTGGCGATGGATACCGATGGCGCGTCAGCAGCGGAGGTCTCGACGGTCCCCCCACCGGGAGGTCGACCGCCCGCGAGCACGCCTGCGGGGATGCTCGAGGGCGTGGCCAGCACGAGGACGCTGCGGCTCCTGCTCGGCGCCGCGGCGCTCGCCTTCCTCGCCGTCACGATCAAGGCGGCCAGCGACATCATCGGACCGTTGATGCTCGCGCTGGCGTTGACGATCGTCTTCCACCCGCTGCGCAAGCGTCTGACCCGGCGCGTGCCCGCGTGGTTGGCCTCGGTGAGTGTCGTCGTCGGCGTCTACCTGCTGCTCATCGTCCTGGGGCTGATGCTCCTCGTCTCGATCGCCCGGATGGCGCAACTGCTGCCCCAGTACCAGGCCCAGCTCAACGAACAGTTCGCCTTCATCGGCACCACCCTGAACTCGTGGGGGATCTCGCAGAGCCAGCTGGCGACGATGAAGGACTCCGTGGACACCGCCCGAGTGGCATCTGCCGCAGCCTCGGTGCTCGGCGAGTTGTTGGGCGTCCTGTCCAACTTCTTCTTCATCGTCGTCCTCCTGCTCTTCCTGGCCTTCGACGGCGCGCACACCGAGAAGCTCATGACCCATGCCCGGCGATTCCGGCCCAACGCCGTCGAGGCGATGTCCTCCTTCGCTCGGGGCACGCGGGCCTACCTGAGCGTGTCGGCCATCTTCGGGCTCATCGTCGCGGTGGTCGATACCGGCGCACTGTGGATCATGGGCGTGCCCGGCGCCTTCGTGTGGGGCGTCCTCGCCTTCGTCACCAACTTCGTCCCGAACATCGGATTCGTCATCGGTGTGGTCCCGCCGGCGCTCATCGCACTGCTCGACGGAGGGCCGACACTGATGCTGGCGGTCATCATCGTCTACAGCGTGATCAACTTCGTCATCCAGTCGATCATCCAACCGCGGGTCATCGGCAACTCGGTTGGCCTGTCGACGACGTTGACCTTCCTCTCGCTCGTCTTCTGGACCTTCATCCTCGGGCCGCTCGGGGCCATCCTCGCGGTGCCGATGAGCCTGTTGCTCCGTGCGGTGATCGTCGAGGCCGACCCCACGAGCCGGTGGGTCCTGCCGCTCGTCAGCGGTCGACTGGACCCGCCCGAGCCCGACGCGCCGGCCCCCGGCTGACGTCATCCCACCTGCATGACGCGCACACGCACGACCGGGCGTTGGCTGGCGATCAGTCACCCAGTGAGTGAGGATCCATGGACTATGCAGAGCAGCTCCGACACCTCGCCCTCGACAACCTCGACGCGGTGACCCCACTCGGGACACTCGACGCCAAGACGGGCTCGCTGGTGCGCCTGGGCGCGCTCGTCACGGTCCTGGCCGGAGTCCCCTCGATCCGGGTCGAGATCGACGCGGCCGTCGGTGCGGGGGCCACCGAGGCGGAGATCGTCGGTGTCCTCGACGCGCTGCTGCCGGTGGTGGGGCGGCCCAGGGTCGTGGCGGCCGCGCCGAAGGTGGCTCTGGCCCTGGGCTACGACGTGGACACGTTCCAGCTCCCGGGGTGAGTCGGGTCCGGTCAGTGACCGAGCAGACCGGTCTCGAGGGCCCGCTCGACCGCCGCGTTGCGAGTGGTGACGCCCAGCTTGCGGTAGATGGACCCGACCTCCGAGCTGACGGTGTTGCGTGAGATGAAGAGGCGTTCCCCGATGGCCGCCAGCGTGAGGTGTGTCTGCAGGTAGGGCAGCAACCGCAACTCCGCCGGGGTGAGGGGGACGGTCGCCACCCTCTCCACCGTGTCCACGAGCGTCGTGCGGAATCGCTGGACGTCCTCCACGAGACCACCCATGTCGGGCCGTCGCGACAGGATGTCGTCGACCTCGCGGAGGACGTGCGCCGCCGCCGTGCGGTTGCCGTTGTCGACGAAGGCCTGGGCGAGCTGTACTCGAAGACGGATCGCCACGAAGGGCAGCACGTGGGTGCTGTCGACGCGTGCACGCATCGCCCGCGACAGATATCCCTGCGCCGTCGACACGTCCTCCCGGTGTCGTGCGACTCGGGCAGCGACCGCGTAGACGAAGGCGGACAACGCGTAGCCCTCCAAGTGGTTCTCATCGACGAGGCGGACAGCCGCGTCCACTCGTGCCCGGGCCTGCGACCACGCTCCGTCCTCCATGGCCATGAGCGCCAGCTCGGACTCGCTCAACATGACGGACGTCGCCGACCCCACCTCGAGCGCGCACGTCGACGAGCGCGAGAACGCGTCTGCGGCCGCGTCCCGGTCCCCGACGAGCAGGGCTGTCGACCCGAGCGCATACAGGGCTGTGGCGCGCCACGGGCTCCACTCCCGGTCGTACGCCGCGGCGAACGCCGCGTCCTCGTGTGCTCGACGAGGACCGTGCCGACACATCACGGCACGAACGAGCGCACGGGCCGACGCGAACTCTGCTCGATCGCCGTCGGGGACCGTGTCCTCGTCGAGATCCTCGAGCAGGGCCGCCCATCGCTCCGACCCCGGAGACTTCCCCTGCAGGAGTGCAGTCCACGTCGCGATGACGAGCAGCGGCGGCGATGCCCGGATCACCGCGTCCTCGATGGTCGACAGCCACCGGGAGATCACCGTGAAGTCACCCTGTGCATAGGCAGGCACCGCCGTGGCCGCGATGAGGCTCGCCGCACGAGCCGACTTCCCGGCGGCAAGGAGGTGATCGACCGCCCAGTGCGGATGACCGTTCGCTTCGAACCACTCGGCGGCCCGCAGGTGCAGCTCGCCGACGATCTCCCCCTCGTCGCGGTGGGCCTGCGCGACCAGGAAGTCCCGGAACAGCGGATGGTAACGAATTCGGAGTCGACGACGGTCCAGTGGCACGAGGAAGAGGTTGAGCTCCTCGAGACGTCTCAGGTGCGCCGACGAGTTGGAGATCCCCACCACCGCGTCGCACACGGGAGCGGACAGCTCCTCAAGGATCGAGGTACGTCGCAGGAAGCTCTTCAGGTCGTCCGGCAAGCGGGCGAATGCCTCGAGGTGGAGGTAGTCGGAGATGGTCCGCTCATCACCGAAGAGCGACCGCGCATCTCCACCGGCGCGGACCGTCAACGCGTAGAGGAAGAGCCCGGCGGGCCACCCCTCGGAGCGAGCGACTGCCGAGGCGAGGTCGTCGTCGGACACGACGATCCCACTGTCGCTGAAGATCTGCCGAGCACCATCGGCATCGACTCGTAGGTCGTCGGTACCGATCTCGAACAGGTCCCCACACAACCGTCGCCGCGTGACGAAGGACTGCTCGTATCGACTGGTCAGGACGAGTTGGGAGCCTGCGGGCAGGTCTGCGAGAACGACCTCCAGGGCGTCCTGGCACTCATCCGAGCCCACGGCGTGCAGGTCGTCGATGAAGAACACGAAGGGTTCCGGGGCCTGACGGATCACGGCCGACAGCAAGGGCGCGGCCCCGCCCAGAACCGCGACATCGGTCCCCCGCATCTTCGGCACGACCTCTACAGCCAGTGGGCTGATGGACCTGCAGGCCATGGCCAGGACCGTCAGCAGCGAACCGGCCTCGTCGTCGTGACGATCAAGCGATGCCCACGCGACCCGACGGGTCTCCAGATGGGCCCACTCGGCAGCCATGGTGGACTTCCCGTACCCCGCCGGAGCAGTCACCGTCACGACGCGCCCCCCGCTTCGCCGCGCCGCCTCGATGAGCGGGCGTCGCGTGACCGTCCCCTGACGTGGCCGGTTGACCGTGACCTTGCTGTCGAGGGAGGCGGACTCAGGTGTCACCACTGACGACAGCGGACCCACGTGAGACATGGTCATGGCGTCCTTTTTACCACCGCAACTACCAATCCGGGCGTCGTGAACCGTGGAATCCGAGAGTCCCCAGCCGTGAACCGCTGGTCACTGCAAGGCGGAGGTCAGTCGGGCCAAGCCGTCCACCGCCGTACGCCTGGTTGGTTCCATCGCCCACTGCTCGGCCGTCAGCTCGGTGCTGAGGGTGCGGTACTCGTCCTCGACCCGGCGCATCTGCTGCACGTAGTGGCGTGATCGAACCATGAGGGAGACCTCGCAGTTCAGTCCGAACGAGCGCATGTCCATGTTGCTCGACCCGATCACCGCGACATCGTCGTCGATGCTGAAGTGCTTGGCGTGCAGGATGTACGGCGCCGGGTACTGGTAGATCCGCATACCGGCGTCGAGAAGCGGCGCATAGTACGAGCGTTGCGCGTGCCACACCAGGGCCTGGTCCCCGATCTCCGAGACGAACAGCTCCACGGTCACGCCGCGATCGATGGCGGCCATGATCCCGCGCAGCATGGACTCCTCGGGGACGAAGTACGGACTCGTGATCGCCACCCGCTCCTGCGCGGCGTAGAGCAGGCTCAGGAAGAGCTGGAGGTTGTTCTCCACGGGATAGCCGGGACCGCTGGGCACCACCTGGCACTCGAGGAGTTCGTCAGCCGAGGTCGTGGCGGTCACCGACGGCGAGTTCGTCACGGGCAGACGCTCGTCCGACTCCATGTACCAGTCGGTCGCGAACACAAGATCGACCGACGCGACGACCGGTCCCTCGATCCGGGTCATGAGGTCCTGCCACTGCAGCCCGCGCGAGAGGTTCTTCTTCTTGTTGTAGCTGCGGTCGATGAGGTTCTGGGACCCCAGGAAGGCAGTCCGTCCGTCGACCACGAGCAACTTGCGATGGTTGCGCAGATCCAGTCGCTGGTAGCGCCCCCTGAGCGGTTGTACCGGCAGCATGAGGTGCCACTGGGCTCCCATGGCGTCGAGACGGGCGATCGTCGCCGCGTAGTCACGACAGTGCGACGAGGCCCAGTGGTCCAAGAGCACACGGATGGTCACCCCACGCTCCGCGGCTGCCTCGAGCGCGTCGAAGAACGGGGCGGTGCTCTCGTCGAGCGACAGGATGTAGAACTCGACGTGCACGTAGGCCCGCGCACCGGCGATCTCCCGGGTCATCGTTGCCAGGGACTCGGCGTAGTCCCCGATGAGCGAGCCGCGGTTGCCGGCCCACAGGGGCATGGCGGTGTGCTCGTCGTTCATCCGCACCACACCGGCCCACCACGGCGGCCACCGCGAGGTGTCCGGCTCGGGCGACTGCGCGGCGTGCTCGGCGATGACCTCGTCCATCTCCTGCTGCTTCTGCAGCCGATGTCGCGGCAGCTTGGGATTGCCGATGAGCAGGAAGAGCAACCCTCCGACGACCGGGATGAAGAAGATCGCCAGGAGCCACGCCATCGCGGCCGTGGGGCGGCGGTTGGGCGGCACGTAGATCAACGCGAGGATCCGCAGGACCAGGTCCAGCAACACCAGCCCGCCGCCGAGGACGGCGATGTGGGGCACTGACATGTGTACCGCCCTTCGTCGGAGCCGGGTCCACCGCCGTGCCCGAGCGTTGGCCGTGCGCGTGGCCATTCACACTCGCACGAGCCGATCGTCCGCGCGTCCCCCAATGAGGGTGAATCGGTGGGGACGAGTGGCGACTGGTGTCGCGCGAGGCCGGGTCAGTGCGTGCTGGTGACCCGGAACTCGTGGATCGACCGGCCGGCGGCCCTGCCCTTGTCCTCGAACCCGGCACTCGGTCGCCAGTCCGGACGCTCCCCCTCGACGACCATGACGCCGCCGTGCTCCGCGAGCTGGCTGCGTACATGGTCGGCGTAGGCAGCGTGGTCGGTGGCGATGAGCAGGTGACCACCGGGGCGCAGTCGGTGCAGCAGCATGTCGAGGGTGTCCTGCTGGACGAAGCGACGCTTGGCGTGGCGCGCCTTCGGCCACGGGTCGGGGAAGAACAGGTGCACCGCCTCGAGCTGGTCCTCGCCGACGCACTGCACGAGGTACTCGATGGCGTCCCCCCGGTGCACCCGGACGTTGTCCAGCCCTTCCTCGTCGGCACGGACCATGAGCCGGGCGACCCCGGGCACGTGCACCTCGGCGGCGATGATCCCGTGGTCGGGCCGCTCGCGCGCGTAGGCGATCGTCGACTCCCCGTAGCCGGAGCCGATCTCGAGGACGACCGGCACGTCCCGACCGAAGGCCCGGGCGGGGTCGAGCGGCGTGGTCGGTACCGCGAAACGTGGCAGGAAGGTCTCCATCCGCTCCTGGGTCTGCGGGGACATCCGCCAGCGGGGGGTGAATGTGCGCACGGTCGCCCGGTGGCGCCCCTCGGCGGTCAGGGGGGTGTGCGTCAGGGGCGCCTTGTGCGGGTCGGGTTCGGAGGTGGTCACGGCCGCACAGGCTATCCCGAGCTCAGTCGCGCCAGATGATCACGGCGGCACGGTCGTCGTCGGCGCCCGCGCGACCTCCATCGACGAGGGCCTTGGCGAGCCCGGGGAAGCCCCGGGTGAGCCGGGCCTGAGCGGCACCGAGCATCCAGTCGATGCCGTCGTCGAGGTCACGACCGCGCGACTCGATGATGCCGTCGGTGTAGACGAGCAGGGCGTCCCCACGGTTGAGCACCGTGTGTGCCCGGGGGTACTCGGCCTCCGGGACGAGTCCGAGCGCCGGGCCGCGGTTGCCCTCGAGCGGGATCCAGCGGCCGGAGCCGGCGTCGTAGCGCATCGCGGGCGGGTGACCGGCCGAGGCGACCGACGCCTCCCCCGTGACCAGGTCGAGGCAGACGTGCACGGCGGTGGCGAATCCCTCGTCCCACATGTCGCGCTCGAGGAACTCGTTGGCCATCGGCAGCACCCGGTGCGGGGTGGCCGAGCCGATGACGCCCCCGAGGGCGCCGGCAAGGACGAGCGCACGGGTCCCGGCCGCCTGTCCCTTGCCGCTGACGTCGGCGAGGACCATCTCGAGCTGACGACCGCAGCGACTGCCCGAGGTGATGCTGAAGTCGCCCGCGAAGGCGTCCCCGTGGGCGGTCGCGAAGGAGCGCTCCGCGTGCCACCCGGCCGGCAGCCGTGGGATGTCGCCCATCGCACGCAGGCGGGAGCGCAGGTCCCCGAGCATCCGATCCCCCTCGAAGGTGGCTGCACCGTGGTGCGAGCGCGAGGTGGCGACGGCGTACATCAGCGCGAGGGAGACGATCAGTGGGAGGGTGCCGCCCATTCCGTCACCGGAGAAGGCGAGGGACCATGCGACACAGGCGAGGACGACACCGAAGACCATCCGGACCTGCTGCAGGGTGCACAGCGTGGTCGCCAGGAGGCACACGGGCACCAACGTCACGAGCGGGATGGTGGCGGTCCAGGTCTGGTGCGCGGCGGCGATCGCGAGAACGGTCATCAGGACCGTCAGCAGCAGGGCCGTCCCCTCGAGCCGTGGCAGCGACCGCGGCAACCACCGTCGCTCCGCCCACGCGGGAATGCGGCTCGGCAGGATCGCAGACACGCTCTACTCCCCCGGTCGTCCGGCGCCCCACCAAGTGGTGGGACCTGACCGCACCATAAGCGCCGACAGGCCGTCTGTGAAGTGGCCGTGACCGATCGGAAACCTCGCGAGCACCCGTGTCAGGAGTGCGATTTCGACCTCAGGGCAGCGGTGGGAGGGTGCCGTCCACCTCGAAGGCACTCACCATGTCGATGCGCCGCTGGTGACGGTCCTCGCCCGTGAAGTCGGTCGTGAGGAAGACCTGCACCATCTCCTTGGCCTCGGCGAGTGACTGCATCCGGCCGCCCATCGACAGCACCTGGGCATCGTTGTGCTCACGGGCCAGACGGGCCAGCTCCGCGTTGTAGCACAAGGCAGCCCGGATGCCGGAGACCTTGTTGGCGGCCATCTGCTCGCCGTTGCCGGAACCCCCCAGGACGATCCCGCGGCTGCCCGGGTCGTCAGCCACGGCCCGGGCGGTCCGCAGCACGAAGACGGGGTAGTCGTCGACGGCGTCGTACTCGAAGGGGCCGTGGTCGGTCACCTCGTGGCCCTCCGCCGCGAGGAAGGTGAGCAGCTCCTGGTGGAGGTCGAAGGCCGCGTGGTCGCCGCCGATGTGAACGCGCAAAGATCTCTCCGGTGTGGGAAGGGGGTGGACTCGGTCAGTCGAAGATCGGGCCGCGGGTGCGGGTGCGCTTCAGCTCGAAGAACCCCTCGGTACCGGCGACGAGGACGCAGCCGTCGAACAGTCGCCCGGCAGCCTCCCCCTTCGGAGCAGGCGAGACGACGGGACCGAAGAAGGCGACCTCACCGACGGAGATCACCGGCGTACCCACGTCGTCACCGACGAGGCCGATGGCGCGGTCGTGGCTCCGGCGCAGGAAATCGTCGTGCTCGTCGCTGTCCGCGGCCTCGACCAGCTCGGTCGGTAGGCCGACCTCGGCGAGCGCCTCGGCGGTGGCGGCACGGAAGTCCTGTTGCTCCCCCAGGTGCAGCCGGGTACCGATCGCGTCGTACAGCGGCTTGGTGACCTCGTCGCCGTGGGCCTTGCGCGCGGCCGCGATGACCCGCACCGGGGTCCAGCCCCGCTGCATCAGGTCGCGGTAGTCGTCGGACAGGTCGCGCCCCTCGTTGAGCACCGACAGACTCATCTGCGACCAGGTGATCTCGACGTCGCGGACCCGCTCGACCTCCATCAGCCACCGAGAGGTCATCCATGCCCACGGGCACAGGGGGTCGAACCACATTTCCACGGACTGCTTCGGCATGGGTTCATCGTCGCAGACCGACGGGGCAGATCCTGCGTCGGGCCCGGTGCGTGAAACCATGGGGGGAAATCGCCGACACGAAGGAGCCCACGTGCCCGGGAAGAACCTCACCCGCGAGGAGGCCGCGGAACGTGCGGCCGTCGTCGCGGTGGACGACCACGCGATCACGCTCGACCTGACGACCTCGGAGACGACGTTCGCGACGACCAGCACGATCCACTTCACGGCGAAGGAGGGATCGAGCACCTTCGTCGACTTCATCGGTGAGTCGGTGGACGAGGTCGTGCTCAACGGCACCTCCCTCGAGCCGGCCGAGGTCTTCGCCGACCACCGTGTGCGCCTGGACGAGCTCGCCGCGGACAACACGGTGACCATCCGCGCGACCGGCCGTTACATGAACACCGGCGAGGGCCTGCACCGGTTCGTCGACCCCGTCGACGGGGAGGTCTACCTCTACACGCAGTTCGAGGTGCCGGACAGCCGCCGGATGTACCCGGTCTTCGAGCAGCCCGACCTCAAGGCGAGCTTCACCCTCACCGTGACGGCCCCCGCGCACTGGCAGGTCATCGGCAACTCCCCCACCCCCGAGCCGACGCCGGTCCCCAACGGGGCAGGGCAGGGTGCCGCGGTCTGGGCGTTCGCCCCCACCGAGCGGATGAGCAGCTACATCACCGCCCTCGTCGCGGGCCCCTACGACGTCGTGCGCGACTCGCTGGTCTCGGGGGGCAAGGAGGTGCCGCTGGGCATCTTCTGCCGCAGGTCGCTGACGCAGTACCTCGACGCGGAGAACCTGTTCGCGCTGACCAAGGCCGGTTTCGCCTTCTACGAGGAGGAGTTCCGGCAGGGGTACCCGTTCACCAAGTACGACCAGGTCTTCACGCCGGAGTACAACATGGGCGCGATGGAGAACGCCGGCTGCGTGACCTTCCACGAGATGTACGTCTTCCGCTCCAAGGTCCCCGACGCGTTGGTCGAGCGTCGTGCCCTCACGGTCCTGCACGAACTGGCCCACATGTGGTTCGGCAATCTCGTGACGATGAAGTGGTGGAACGACCTGTGGCTGAACGAGTCCTTCGCGGAGTGGGCCTCGACGACCTGTCAGGCCGAGGCCACCGAGTGGACCGATGCCTGGACCACCTTCTGCACCCACGAGAAGGCCTGGGCCTACCGCCAGGACCAGCTGTCCTCGACGCACCCGATCGTCGCGCCGATCCGTGACCTCGAGGACGTCGAGGTCAACTTCGACGGCATCACCTACGCCAAGGGCGCCTCGGTCCTCAAGCAGCTCGTCGCCTACGTCGGCCGCGAGGCCTTCCGCGACGGCATCCGCGCCTACTTCGTCAAGCACGCGTGGGGCAACACGACCCTCGACGACCTGCTGGTCGAGCTGGAGGCCACCTCCGGTCGCGACCTGCGGTCCTGGTCGCGGCTGTGGCTGGAGACGGCCGGGGTCAACACCCTGCGTCCGCTCGTCGAGGTCGACGAGCGCGGCCACTACGTCGATGCGGTCATCGAGCAGACCCACGCCGAGGGCTTCGCGACGTTGCGCCCACACCGTCTGGCGGTCGGCCTGTACGACCTCGTCGACGGCGCCCTCGTGCGCCGCGAGCGCATCGAGGTGGACGTCGACGGCGCGAGCACGCCCCTGCCCCAGCTGGTCGGGCAGCGTCAGCCGGACCTGCTGCTGCTCAACGACGACGACCTGACCTATGCCAAGCTCCGTCTGGACGAGCGCTCCCTCGCGACACTGCTGGCGCACCCGACCGCGTTCGGTGAGTCGCTGCCGATGTCCTTGGCGCTCGCGTCGGCGTGGGACATGACCCGCGACGGCGAGATGGCCGCCCGCGAGTACGTCGACCTGGCCCTGCCGGTCCTCGAGGGTCTCGCCGACTCCACGCTGCTGCGCACCCTGCTGTCGCAGGTGTCGACGTGCGTGGGCGTCTACAGCGCACCCGGCCACCGGGAGGCGCTGCGCGAGGTGGTCGTCACCTCACTCCGCTCGCTGGCGGAGGCCGCAGCTCCCGGCAGCGACGCCCAGCTGCAGCTGGTCACCGCGCACGCGGGCATGCTGGCGCCCGGTGACGACGTCGGTCTGGTCGCAGGCCTGCTCGACGGCAGCGCCGCGCTCGAGGGCCTGGCCGTCGACACCGACATGCGGTGGACGCTGCTGACCGGGCTCGCCGCCGCCGGCGAGGCGGACGCCGACGCCATCGCGCGGGAGGCGAAGGGGGACAACACGGCCACCGGTCGTGAGCGCGCCGCGCGAGCCGCTGCGAGCATCCCGACCGCCGAGGCCAAGGAGGCCGCCTGGCAGGCCGGTGTGGTCGACACCGACACCCCCAACTCGGTCGTGGACGCGCACGCACTCGGTTTCGGGCGCACCCACGACCCGGCGCTGCTCACCCCCTTCGTCCAGCGGTACCACGACGTGCTGGAGCAGGTGTGGCAGCAGCGGACCCACGCCATCGCCGAAGGCATCGTCCTGGGGTTCTACCCGATGGCGCTGGCGGGGCCGGACCTCCTCGCGACGACCCAGGCGTGGCTCGACGAACACCCCCAGGCCCCCGACGGACTTCGTCGGCTGGTCGCGGAGAGCCGCGACACCGTCGCCCGCGCCGTGCGAGCACAGGAGCGTGACAGCCGTTGATGCCGGTCGGTATCCCGATCATCGACCTCCCCAAGGCCGCACAGTCGCCGCTGGACCCCCTCACCTGGGCCGGTGTCCTCGAGTGGCTGCTCGGCGCGCCCCTGAGGATCGTCCTCACCATCCTGCTGGCCTATGTGGCCCGGCGCCTGGTTCATCGGGCGATCGACAAGGCCATCGAGAAGTCGATCGCCCGCAGCGAGGCAGCCCAGGCCAAACGGGACCACAAGCGGTCCAAGGGAATGCCGGCGAGCACCGTGCGCGAGCGCTCCCGGCAACGGGCCCTGACCACCGGTTCCCTGCTGCGGAGCATCGCCACGATCGTCATCGGCACGATCACGGCGCTGACCGTCCTGGATCTGATGGGCATCCCGTTGGCACCGCTGCTCGCGTCCGCAGGTGTCGGAGGCATCGCGCTCGGTTTCGGTGCGCAGGCGCTGGTGAAGGACTACCTGTCGGGCATCTTCATGATCCTCGAGGACCAGTACGGCGTCGGTGACTACATCGACACCGGCGAGGCCGTCGGCACCGTCGAGGAGGTCTCGCTCCGGGTGACGCGGCTGCGCGACCTCGACGGCGTCGTCTGGTACGTGCGCAACGGCGAGATCCTGCGCATCGGCAACCGCAGCCAGGGCTGGTCGACGGTGATGGTCGACCTGCCCTTCTCCTACCGCGAGGACGTCGACCAGGTCATCGGCATCATCCGGGACGCGGTCTCGGTGATGGACACGGACGAGCACTGGGGCCCGAAGCTGCGCGAGGCGCCCAGCGTGCTCGGCGTCGAGACGATCACCGCCGGGACCGTGAGCGTGCGCGTCTTCGCCACCTGCGCACCGAACGAGAACTGGGGACTCCAGCGCGAGATCCGTCGCCGGGTCAAGGATGCCTTCGACCGTGAGGGCATCGCCGGTCCCCCGCTGCCGCCCGTCGGCGGCACCCACACGATCTGAGAGGCCTGACGAGACGTGGACGCACAACCTTCCGACACCTTCTA
The DNA window shown above is from Janibacter sp. A1S7 and carries:
- the pepN gene encoding aminopeptidase N, encoding MPGKNLTREEAAERAAVVAVDDHAITLDLTTSETTFATTSTIHFTAKEGSSTFVDFIGESVDEVVLNGTSLEPAEVFADHRVRLDELAADNTVTIRATGRYMNTGEGLHRFVDPVDGEVYLYTQFEVPDSRRMYPVFEQPDLKASFTLTVTAPAHWQVIGNSPTPEPTPVPNGAGQGAAVWAFAPTERMSSYITALVAGPYDVVRDSLVSGGKEVPLGIFCRRSLTQYLDAENLFALTKAGFAFYEEEFRQGYPFTKYDQVFTPEYNMGAMENAGCVTFHEMYVFRSKVPDALVERRALTVLHELAHMWFGNLVTMKWWNDLWLNESFAEWASTTCQAEATEWTDAWTTFCTHEKAWAYRQDQLSSTHPIVAPIRDLEDVEVNFDGITYAKGASVLKQLVAYVGREAFRDGIRAYFVKHAWGNTTLDDLLVELEATSGRDLRSWSRLWLETAGVNTLRPLVEVDERGHYVDAVIEQTHAEGFATLRPHRLAVGLYDLVDGALVRRERIEVDVDGASTPLPQLVGQRQPDLLLLNDDDLTYAKLRLDERSLATLLAHPTAFGESLPMSLALASAWDMTRDGEMAAREYVDLALPVLEGLADSTLLRTLLSQVSTCVGVYSAPGHREALREVVVTSLRSLAEAAAPGSDAQLQLVTAHAGMLAPGDDVGLVAGLLDGSAALEGLAVDTDMRWTLLTGLAAAGEADADAIAREAKGDNTATGRERAARAAASIPTAEAKEAAWQAGVVDTDTPNSVVDAHALGFGRTHDPALLTPFVQRYHDVLEQVWQQRTHAIAEGIVLGFYPMALAGPDLLATTQAWLDEHPQAPDGLRRLVAESRDTVARAVRAQERDSR
- a CDS encoding mechanosensitive ion channel family protein translates to MPVGIPIIDLPKAAQSPLDPLTWAGVLEWLLGAPLRIVLTILLAYVARRLVHRAIDKAIEKSIARSEAAQAKRDHKRSKGMPASTVRERSRQRALTTGSLLRSIATIVIGTITALTVLDLMGIPLAPLLASAGVGGIALGFGAQALVKDYLSGIFMILEDQYGVGDYIDTGEAVGTVEEVSLRVTRLRDLDGVVWYVRNGEILRIGNRSQGWSTVMVDLPFSYREDVDQVIGIIRDAVSVMDTDEHWGPKLREAPSVLGVETITAGTVSVRVFATCAPNENWGLQREIRRRVKDAFDREGIAGPPLPPVGGTHTI